The following proteins come from a genomic window of Neptunomonas concharum:
- a CDS encoding ABC transporter permease → MNWDWDVIIKYFPKLMEGALLTLELVTISGLVGMLIAVPVALLRASDKPWVRFLPFCFIYFFRGTPLLIQIFLIYYGASQFEAVRESVLWNILKEPYWCAIIAFTLNTAAYSAELFRGAIQAIPKGELEAADAFGMNWLLKTRRIVLPRAFGIALPAYGNEVVLMLKSSALASTITLLDLTGMARTIQARTYTPVELFTAAGVIYLVMAAVVIGLFRFMENRFNRYQYYKPHIDPLGVEKQ, encoded by the coding sequence ATGAATTGGGATTGGGATGTCATCATCAAATACTTTCCAAAGTTAATGGAAGGCGCGCTACTGACGTTAGAACTCGTTACCATTTCTGGGTTGGTAGGCATGTTAATTGCCGTGCCAGTGGCGTTACTAAGAGCCTCTGATAAGCCTTGGGTGCGCTTTTTACCTTTCTGCTTTATCTATTTCTTTCGAGGTACGCCATTACTGATCCAGATCTTCCTGATCTATTACGGTGCTTCGCAGTTTGAAGCAGTACGCGAATCCGTGCTATGGAATATACTCAAAGAGCCTTATTGGTGTGCGATCATCGCCTTTACACTAAATACCGCAGCGTACAGTGCTGAGTTGTTTAGGGGCGCTATTCAGGCGATTCCTAAGGGTGAGTTGGAAGCCGCTGATGCGTTTGGTATGAATTGGCTGTTAAAAACACGCCGTATTGTTTTACCTAGGGCCTTTGGTATTGCCCTGCCAGCCTATGGTAATGAAGTCGTCTTAATGCTGAAAAGTAGCGCGTTGGCTTCGACCATTACGTTACTGGATCTGACAGGCATGGCGCGTACCATTCAAGCACGTACCTATACGCCAGTTGAGTTGTTCACCGCTGCTGGGGTGATCTACTTAGTGATGGCGGCTGTGGTGATTGGTTTATTCCGCTTTATGGAAAACCGCTTTAACCGCTACCAATACTACAAGCCTCACATAGACCCATTGGGTGTAGAGAAACAATGA
- a CDS encoding ABC transporter substrate-binding protein: MSVRKIVAAVTLVAGAFVGSQAMAGDKIRIATEGAYAPFNMKNEQGELVGFDVEIAKALCAEMKADCTIVEQDWDGMIPALKGRKFDAIVASMSITEDRLKAIDFTDPYYTNALAFVAAEGKAFATDKASLKGKTLGAQRATIAGQYLEDELGDVVTVKLYDTQDNAYLDLASGRLDGLVSDKFPAYDWLRTDAGKGFEFKGETIKTETVDKIGIGIRHGEAELKAKFNKALKAIVENGTYEKINAQYFPFSIY; the protein is encoded by the coding sequence ATGAGTGTTCGTAAAATTGTTGCAGCTGTTACATTAGTTGCCGGTGCTTTTGTCGGTTCTCAGGCAATGGCTGGCGATAAAATCCGTATCGCTACTGAAGGTGCGTATGCACCATTCAATATGAAAAATGAGCAGGGTGAATTAGTGGGTTTCGATGTTGAAATCGCTAAAGCATTATGTGCTGAAATGAAAGCAGACTGCACCATTGTTGAGCAGGACTGGGACGGTATGATTCCTGCCCTGAAAGGCCGTAAGTTTGATGCCATTGTTGCCTCAATGTCGATTACTGAAGATCGCCTGAAAGCGATCGACTTCACAGACCCTTATTACACCAACGCGCTGGCATTTGTCGCGGCAGAAGGCAAAGCGTTTGCTACGGACAAAGCATCTCTGAAAGGCAAAACATTGGGTGCGCAGCGTGCGACCATCGCGGGCCAATACTTGGAAGACGAGCTAGGCGATGTGGTAACCGTTAAGCTATATGACACTCAGGATAATGCTTATCTAGATCTGGCTTCTGGTCGTTTGGATGGTCTGGTGTCTGATAAATTCCCTGCCTATGACTGGTTACGTACTGACGCTGGTAAAGGTTTCGAGTTTAAGGGCGAGACGATCAAAACTGAAACCGTTGATAAAATCGGTATTGGTATTCGTCACGGCGAAGCAGAGTTGAAAGCGAAGTTCAATAAAGCTCTGAAAGCCATCGTTGAAAATGGAACATACGAGAAGATTAACGCTCAGTATTTCCCATTCTCTATCTACTGA
- the glcF gene encoding glycolate oxidase subunit GlcF, with protein MQTNIASSLKNSPQGQEAEAILRKCVHCGFCLATCPTYNLTGNELNSPRGRIYLLKQLLEDNPVTQSTQQHLDSCLNCRACETTCPSNVEYHRLLEIGAPLVEQQVPRNWKQRLLRNAILNVLPFPHRFTPLLRSAQLIRPLLPSSLSRTIPPRQQSGNRPAKQHPRSMLVLEGCVQPGIAPDINAATARVLNKLGISLIRAPKAGCCGALSYHLHRQQDGLDFMRQNIDAWWPYIEKGCEAIIITASGCGTTVKEYGKLLKEDAAYADKAAQVAKLAKDLVEVLSKEPIETLPVRPDASLAFQCPCSLQHGQGLAGSVETLLGRMGFHIKPVSDNHLCCGSAGTYSIFQPELATELRQKKIQALKNSQADQYVSANIGCITHLSAGLEQPVRHWVQVIDDALNDTP; from the coding sequence GTGCAGACTAATATCGCTTCATCACTAAAAAATAGCCCCCAAGGCCAAGAAGCCGAAGCGATTCTGCGCAAGTGCGTGCATTGTGGTTTCTGCTTAGCCACATGCCCAACATATAACCTGACCGGCAATGAGCTAAATAGCCCACGAGGACGTATCTACCTGCTTAAGCAGTTACTAGAGGACAATCCAGTCACGCAAAGCACCCAACAGCATTTGGATAGCTGTCTTAACTGTCGAGCTTGCGAAACCACCTGCCCCTCCAATGTTGAGTATCATCGTTTACTGGAGATTGGGGCACCCTTAGTCGAGCAACAAGTGCCACGTAACTGGAAGCAGCGACTACTCAGAAACGCTATTCTCAATGTATTGCCTTTTCCTCATCGCTTTACGCCTCTGCTGCGCAGTGCACAACTGATACGTCCGTTGTTACCTTCATCGCTGTCACGAACAATTCCGCCACGGCAGCAGTCAGGTAACCGTCCTGCTAAGCAACACCCTCGCTCCATGCTGGTTCTGGAAGGCTGTGTACAACCGGGCATCGCCCCTGATATTAATGCCGCCACTGCACGCGTACTCAACAAGCTAGGTATTTCGCTTATCCGAGCACCCAAAGCTGGCTGCTGTGGTGCACTCAGCTACCACCTTCATAGGCAGCAGGATGGCTTGGATTTTATGCGACAAAACATCGATGCTTGGTGGCCATATATCGAGAAAGGGTGTGAAGCCATCATTATCACGGCGAGCGGCTGCGGTACGACCGTAAAGGAATACGGCAAGCTCCTCAAAGAGGATGCAGCTTACGCAGACAAAGCCGCACAGGTCGCCAAACTGGCAAAAGACCTGGTGGAAGTATTAAGCAAAGAGCCCATCGAAACACTACCGGTGCGCCCTGATGCCAGTCTCGCCTTCCAGTGCCCCTGTTCCTTGCAACATGGGCAGGGGTTAGCAGGCTCAGTGGAAACACTGCTTGGCCGTATGGGATTTCATATCAAGCCGGTAAGCGACAACCATCTGTGTTGCGGCTCGGCTGGAACCTATTCGATCTTTCAACCCGAACTAGCAACCGAGTTACGCCAGAAAAAGATTCAGGCGCTAAAAAATTCGCAAGCCGACCAATATGTATCTGCCAATATTGGTTGCATAACTCATCTGTCAGCGGGCTTAGAGCAACCCGTTCGTCATTGGGTACAGGTGATTGATGACGCATTGAACGACACACCTTAA
- the recG gene encoding ATP-dependent DNA helicase RecG — protein MSSATDIISLKGVGAALALKLERLGIHTIQDLLFHLPLRYQDRTRILPIGSLRPGDECVIQGEIRASDIVMGKRRSLLCRIQDGTGTLTLRFFHFSAAQKQQLSTGKAIRCFGEVRPGPSGLEMVHPEYRASTSDDLTPVEEALTPVYPMTEGLQQNRVRSLITQALMWLETGHLPELLPESLRQRWKLPDLRDALLYLHAPPVDADQHLLLEGRHPAQRRLAFEELLAHHLTLMKLRHRVQESGAPRLPYHGQLCTPFLEQLPFSLTQAQERVSREVTADLNKAIPMLRLVQGDVGSGKTVVAALAALQAVENGFQAAVMAPTEILAEQHYINFTQWMEPLGVKIAWLAGKVKGKQRLAQLASIADGSAQIVVGTHALFQDEVRFYNLGLAVIDEQHRFGVHQRLSLREKGRDGQKTPHQLIMTATPIPRTLTMSAYADLDCSIIDELPPGRTPVSTVVIADSRRDQVIERVRAACNEGRQAYWVCTLIEESEALQCQAAEVAEATLRELLPELRIGLVHGRMKAQEKADVMQCFKSAELDLLVATTVIEVGVDVPNASVMIIENPERLGLSQLHQLRGRVGRGSVESFCVLMYHAPLSKQGRERLAVMRETTDGFKIAEKDLELRGPGEVLGTRQTGMMQFRIADLQRDGDLLERVRQVAAQLEQQPDLIEAVTRRWLGQGEEYGHV, from the coding sequence GTGTCATCTGCTACGGATATTATTTCGCTAAAAGGCGTTGGTGCGGCGCTCGCGCTCAAGCTGGAACGGTTAGGTATACATACGATTCAGGACCTGTTATTCCACTTGCCACTGCGCTATCAAGATCGTACGCGTATTTTACCTATTGGTTCCCTTAGGCCAGGTGATGAGTGCGTTATTCAAGGAGAGATTCGCGCCTCAGATATTGTTATGGGAAAGCGCCGCAGTTTGCTCTGTCGAATACAGGATGGCACAGGTACGCTGACACTGCGCTTCTTTCATTTTTCGGCTGCACAAAAGCAGCAGTTATCTACGGGTAAAGCGATTCGCTGCTTTGGAGAGGTACGCCCAGGCCCTTCCGGTTTAGAGATGGTGCATCCTGAGTACCGAGCGAGTACATCGGATGACTTAACGCCGGTAGAAGAGGCGCTGACACCGGTGTACCCCATGACGGAAGGGTTGCAGCAAAACCGTGTGCGCTCACTGATAACTCAAGCACTCATGTGGTTGGAAACAGGCCATTTGCCAGAACTGCTCCCTGAGTCATTGAGGCAACGCTGGAAGCTCCCTGATTTAAGGGACGCTTTGCTCTACCTACATGCCCCACCGGTAGATGCCGATCAGCATCTACTGCTTGAAGGGCGTCATCCCGCTCAGCGTCGTTTAGCGTTTGAAGAGCTACTGGCTCACCATCTGACTTTAATGAAGTTGCGCCATCGGGTGCAAGAGAGCGGTGCACCACGGTTGCCTTACCATGGGCAATTATGTACTCCGTTTCTTGAGCAGTTACCCTTTTCGCTGACACAGGCGCAAGAACGGGTCAGTCGTGAAGTTACAGCGGACTTGAATAAAGCGATCCCTATGCTACGCCTTGTTCAAGGTGATGTTGGATCAGGGAAAACCGTTGTGGCGGCGTTGGCAGCGTTGCAAGCCGTGGAGAACGGTTTCCAAGCTGCTGTGATGGCGCCGACAGAGATATTAGCAGAACAACACTACATAAATTTCACCCAATGGATGGAGCCTCTAGGCGTTAAAATAGCTTGGCTGGCAGGGAAAGTGAAAGGTAAACAGCGTTTAGCGCAACTGGCTTCGATTGCTGATGGCAGTGCACAAATCGTGGTCGGTACCCACGCACTTTTTCAGGATGAGGTGCGCTTTTATAATCTGGGGCTGGCTGTTATCGATGAGCAGCACCGCTTTGGTGTTCATCAACGCTTGAGTTTGCGAGAAAAAGGGCGTGATGGTCAGAAAACACCCCACCAATTGATTATGACGGCAACCCCCATTCCGCGAACGTTAACCATGAGTGCTTATGCGGATCTAGACTGCTCTATTATCGACGAGTTGCCTCCGGGTAGGACTCCCGTCAGTACCGTCGTGATTGCCGATAGCCGCAGAGATCAGGTGATCGAGCGAGTGCGTGCTGCTTGTAATGAAGGGCGGCAAGCGTATTGGGTCTGTACCCTGATCGAAGAGTCGGAAGCGCTGCAATGTCAGGCAGCCGAGGTAGCCGAAGCTACACTAAGGGAGCTACTACCAGAGTTACGTATTGGTTTGGTACATGGGCGTATGAAAGCTCAAGAAAAAGCTGATGTGATGCAATGCTTTAAGTCGGCAGAACTGGACTTGCTGGTTGCCACAACGGTAATTGAAGTGGGCGTCGATGTGCCCAATGCCAGCGTCATGATCATAGAAAACCCTGAGCGTTTAGGGTTATCACAGCTACATCAATTACGTGGTCGCGTAGGGCGAGGGTCAGTCGAAAGCTTTTGTGTGCTCATGTATCATGCACCCCTTTCTAAACAAGGTCGGGAACGCTTGGCAGTGATGCGGGAGACGACCGATGGCTTTAAAATCGCGGAAAAAGACCTTGAACTACGTGGCCCCGGCGAAGTATTAGGCACACGGCAAACGGGCATGATGCAGTTTAGAATTGCAGATCTTCAGCGCGACGGTGATTTGTTGGAGCGTGTACGTCAGGTTGCTGCTCAATTGGAGCAACAACCTGATCTTATAGAAGCGGTTACGCGTCGGTGGTTAGGGCAAGGTGAAGAGTATGGGCATGTATAA
- a CDS encoding TRAP transporter substrate-binding protein, which translates to MKLRTYFKPAACLAMGIALTSNVLAETKMRVASWLPPTHPQNAIVLDTWGKWIDEATEGRVKMVIEYGMGHPKTMFELVEDGVADASWSVHGYMPGRFKLTESVELPNLQAPNAEASSVALWRVHDQYYKPANEHEGLVLAALFTHGPGQIHLAEPINSLADLKSRKIRLGGGIQSQLGERMEVTAVGAPAPKVYEMMQQRVVDGVFIPVGEQKTLRLNEVTKQLVLLPNGMYTMSFSMFINPDFMDNLSPKDQEAIMLVSGEKLSALAGRAWDEGDAEGLKAAKEAGVSILEVKPGDPIDVEFQALIQGMDKEYLDRVSDRDVDAAAALAELRNIARNYTP; encoded by the coding sequence ATGAAACTAAGAACCTATTTTAAACCTGCAGCCTGCCTTGCTATGGGCATTGCTTTAACATCCAACGTATTAGCCGAAACTAAAATGCGAGTTGCTAGCTGGCTTCCGCCCACCCACCCTCAGAATGCTATTGTGTTAGATACATGGGGGAAATGGATAGATGAAGCCACAGAAGGCCGGGTAAAAATGGTTATTGAGTATGGCATGGGACACCCTAAAACCATGTTTGAGCTAGTAGAGGATGGTGTAGCAGATGCCAGCTGGAGCGTGCACGGCTATATGCCAGGGCGTTTTAAGCTAACCGAGTCCGTTGAACTACCCAATTTGCAGGCTCCTAATGCAGAAGCCTCATCAGTCGCCCTATGGCGCGTGCACGATCAATACTATAAACCAGCCAATGAACACGAAGGCTTAGTACTAGCAGCCCTCTTTACCCACGGTCCGGGACAGATCCACTTAGCGGAGCCCATTAATAGCTTAGCGGACCTAAAAAGTCGCAAAATTCGCTTAGGTGGCGGTATCCAGTCTCAACTTGGTGAGCGCATGGAGGTGACGGCTGTTGGCGCACCCGCCCCTAAAGTCTACGAGATGATGCAGCAACGGGTGGTAGACGGCGTCTTTATTCCTGTCGGCGAGCAGAAAACGCTACGCCTAAATGAAGTGACCAAACAACTGGTGCTACTGCCCAATGGTATGTATACCATGAGCTTCTCAATGTTTATTAATCCTGACTTTATGGATAACCTAAGCCCAAAAGATCAGGAAGCAATTATGTTGGTTTCAGGTGAAAAGCTCTCTGCCTTGGCAGGCCGAGCTTGGGATGAAGGGGATGCAGAAGGCCTGAAGGCAGCAAAGGAAGCAGGCGTATCTATTCTTGAGGTAAAACCTGGCGACCCGATCGATGTGGAGTTCCAAGCGCTTATTCAAGGCATGGATAAAGAGTATTTAGATCGTGTTTCTGATCGGGATGTCGATGCAGCCGCCGCACTGGCAGAACTGCGTAACATCGCACGCAACTATACACCTTAG
- a CDS encoding 4a-hydroxytetrahydrobiopterin dehydratase — MTTAIRLDTQQIDTALLQLNNSTDEPWALQNGTLQKVFNFADFVTAFGFMTSVALLAERANHHPEWFNVYGRVEITLTTHDVAGLSQRDFDLAHAIDAITLVNPS, encoded by the coding sequence ATGACAACCGCAATACGGCTCGATACACAGCAGATCGATACTGCGTTATTGCAGCTAAATAACAGCACGGATGAGCCGTGGGCTTTACAGAATGGCACTTTGCAAAAAGTGTTTAACTTTGCCGATTTTGTAACGGCTTTTGGGTTTATGACTTCGGTTGCTCTTTTGGCAGAAAGGGCAAACCACCACCCCGAGTGGTTTAATGTTTATGGTCGTGTTGAGATAACCCTGACGACGCACGATGTGGCCGGGTTATCTCAACGGGACTTTGATTTAGCTCATGCCATTGATGCCATCACGTTGGTAAACCCTTCCTGA
- a CDS encoding DUF501 domain-containing protein, translating into MNVSEVMRAKVAEQIGREPKGLMAISVATPEGIPLVVQMRSLVDDVPFPTLYWLTSKVLCKAIGTIETQGWVKEIETRLQDDEVLRNAYLENQRSYVARRWELMLPEDKARIEALGFTEMFERYGIGGISQWDKVRCLHMQYAHHLAEGNVIGALMDDEFGLNLQDCSA; encoded by the coding sequence GTGAACGTATCTGAAGTGATGAGAGCCAAGGTAGCAGAGCAAATTGGGCGAGAACCTAAAGGGCTGATGGCAATTAGTGTCGCGACGCCAGAAGGGATTCCTCTTGTAGTACAGATGCGCTCTTTAGTCGATGATGTGCCTTTCCCTACGCTCTATTGGCTAACCTCTAAGGTGCTGTGCAAAGCGATCGGAACTATTGAAACGCAAGGCTGGGTGAAAGAAATTGAAACACGGTTGCAGGATGATGAAGTACTGCGCAACGCCTATTTAGAAAACCAAAGAAGCTATGTGGCTCGTCGTTGGGAGCTGATGCTTCCTGAAGATAAAGCTAGGATCGAGGCGCTAGGCTTTACCGAAATGTTTGAACGTTATGGCATTGGGGGGATTTCTCAGTGGGATAAAGTGCGCTGCTTGCATATGCAATATGCGCATCATTTAGCAGAAGGGAACGTTATCGGTGCACTTATGGATGATGAGTTTGGCCTGAATCTACAAGACTGCTCAGCTTAG
- a CDS encoding hydrogen peroxide-inducible genes activator has protein sequence MTLTELRYIVTLAKEQHFGRAAEKCFVSQPTLSIAVKKLEDELGVALFERSKNSVRLTDVGQRVVDQAQNVLRQAETIKDLAQSGKDQLKSPLRVGAIYTIGPYLFPHLVPQVQQLAPNMPLYIEENFTARLREKLRNGELDAIIVALPFDEPDVVTRPLYDEPFVMLLPNQHPWCEQKLIDASHLAETELLLLGEGHCFRDQVLESCPTLQQAIQQQHTVTEGSSLETIRMMVATGLGASVLPVSATDGHYQSNLVQTRPFKAPQPIRTVAVAWRASFPRPKAIDVLVEAVSRCQIAERKGAA, from the coding sequence ATGACGCTGACTGAGTTGCGTTATATTGTGACACTCGCCAAAGAGCAGCATTTTGGTCGGGCGGCTGAGAAGTGTTTTGTCAGTCAGCCAACCTTGTCCATTGCTGTTAAAAAGCTGGAAGATGAGTTAGGAGTGGCGCTATTTGAGCGAAGCAAGAACTCGGTTCGGTTAACCGATGTTGGTCAGCGTGTTGTTGATCAAGCGCAAAACGTTCTTCGCCAAGCAGAAACCATTAAAGATTTAGCGCAGTCAGGCAAAGACCAACTTAAGTCTCCTTTACGTGTTGGAGCTATCTATACCATTGGTCCTTATTTGTTCCCTCATTTGGTGCCTCAGGTACAACAATTAGCACCGAATATGCCGCTGTATATCGAAGAAAATTTTACAGCGCGTTTGCGTGAGAAGCTGCGCAATGGCGAGTTAGATGCCATCATCGTAGCTTTGCCCTTTGACGAACCCGATGTGGTAACGCGCCCGCTCTATGATGAACCATTCGTTATGCTGCTGCCCAATCAACACCCTTGGTGCGAGCAGAAACTTATCGATGCCAGTCACTTAGCAGAAACGGAACTACTGCTGTTAGGCGAAGGACATTGTTTTCGCGATCAGGTGCTAGAGTCGTGCCCTACATTGCAGCAGGCGATTCAACAGCAGCACACGGTAACAGAAGGCAGTTCACTTGAAACCATCCGTATGATGGTTGCTACAGGCTTGGGAGCTAGTGTGTTGCCTGTCTCTGCCACAGATGGCCACTATCAATCTAATCTGGTTCAGACGCGCCCTTTTAAGGCGCCGCAGCCTATTCGAACGGTGGCGGTTGCCTGGCGAGCAAGTTTTCCACGCCCTAAGGCGATCGATGTGTTGGTAGAAGCAGTCAGCCGTTGCCAGATTGCTGAGCGTAAGGGAGCGGCTTGA
- a CDS encoding ABC transporter ATP-binding protein, giving the protein MSDTSIALELVDIHKSYGSLEVLKGVSLQANDGDVISILGSSGSGKSTLLRCINLLEKPAKGQVIIGGENLQLKAGKDGEMIAADRKQLENMRSRIGFVFQNFNLWPHKTILGNIIEAPMNVLKQSREQAVARAEVLLKKVGLYEKRNAYPGNLSGGQQQRIAIARALAMDPQVLLFDEPTSALDPELVNEVLSVMRELAEEGRTMLIVTHEMRFAREVSSQVVFLHQGQIEEIGPPEQVFENPKSQRVRDFMSSHM; this is encoded by the coding sequence ATGTCTGATACCTCGATCGCGCTCGAACTGGTCGATATTCATAAGTCTTATGGCAGTCTTGAAGTTCTGAAGGGTGTTTCTCTTCAGGCGAATGACGGGGATGTAATATCCATTCTTGGTTCCAGTGGATCGGGGAAAAGCACGCTGCTACGTTGTATCAATCTGTTGGAAAAGCCAGCCAAAGGGCAGGTGATAATCGGCGGGGAGAACTTACAGCTAAAGGCGGGTAAAGATGGCGAAATGATCGCCGCAGACCGTAAGCAGCTTGAAAACATGCGTTCGCGCATCGGTTTCGTCTTCCAAAACTTCAACCTCTGGCCTCATAAAACCATCCTCGGCAACATCATAGAAGCCCCCATGAATGTACTAAAGCAATCTCGTGAGCAGGCGGTAGCCCGTGCTGAGGTATTGCTGAAGAAAGTTGGCCTCTATGAAAAGCGTAATGCATACCCTGGTAACTTATCTGGTGGTCAGCAGCAGCGTATTGCGATTGCGCGTGCGCTAGCAATGGATCCTCAGGTATTACTCTTTGATGAGCCAACCTCTGCGCTTGACCCAGAGTTGGTTAATGAGGTGCTAAGCGTTATGCGTGAGTTGGCTGAAGAGGGGCGTACTATGTTGATAGTTACCCATGAGATGCGTTTTGCGCGGGAAGTATCTAGTCAGGTTGTGTTTCTTCATCAAGGACAGATAGAAGAGATCGGCCCCCCAGAACAGGTTTTTGAAAATCCGAAATCGCAGCGTGTCCGTGACTTTATGTCCAGCCACATGTGA
- a CDS encoding ABC transporter permease, whose amino-acid sequence MIDLHGFGHLLLAGTWVTIKLALVSLFFGLIFGLLGASAKLSKFKLLRAIATAYTTLIRGIPELLIVFGIYFGGSALVMAVASVFGYDEYIEINPFMAGVAALSIAFGAYATEVFRMAIISIPQGQWESAQALGMTRGKTFFRIILPQVWRVALPGLGNLFQVLLKDTALVSVVGLQDVIRQATTAISATKEPFTFYLAAAVIYLILTAIATGATLWMERLTNPQARYKG is encoded by the coding sequence GTGATTGATCTGCATGGGTTTGGTCACCTGTTATTGGCCGGTACATGGGTTACGATAAAGCTGGCACTAGTCAGTCTCTTTTTCGGCCTGATCTTTGGTCTGCTCGGGGCCTCTGCAAAACTATCCAAATTTAAGCTGCTACGCGCTATTGCAACAGCCTATACCACGCTGATTCGCGGTATTCCGGAGTTGTTGATCGTCTTTGGCATCTATTTTGGCGGCTCTGCCCTCGTTATGGCAGTCGCTAGCGTGTTTGGTTATGACGAATATATTGAGATAAACCCTTTTATGGCGGGGGTTGCTGCGTTATCCATCGCCTTTGGCGCTTATGCGACAGAAGTTTTCCGTATGGCCATTATTTCTATCCCTCAGGGGCAGTGGGAATCAGCGCAGGCGCTGGGTATGACGCGGGGGAAAACCTTCTTTCGTATCATCCTGCCTCAAGTGTGGCGGGTTGCTTTGCCTGGGCTTGGAAATCTCTTTCAGGTATTACTCAAAGATACGGCATTAGTGTCGGTTGTTGGTCTGCAAGATGTGATCCGTCAGGCAACAACAGCAATCAGCGCAACCAAAGAACCTTTTACTTTTTATCTGGCAGCGGCGGTCATTTATCTCATACTCACCGCCATTGCAACGGGCGCCACGCTTTGGATGGAGCGTCTGACAAACCCACAGGCGAGGTATAAAGGATGA
- a CDS encoding SDR family oxidoreductase: MNRFRILIAGCGDVGTATGVSLVEEGHHVVGLRRTINQLPEGIHALSADLNDKSTLSNLPDTDILIYCAAANGRSEEAYQQAYVEGFANILAALPNPPKYTFFTSSTSVYGQQNHEWVNENSPIEPDTLSGKIMVAAEQQVLAHPNSTVVRFSGIYGPGRMHLLNSVRAGIIAPSDPVHYSNRIHRDDCAGVLVHLVKMLTQEKTLSPIYLASDEQPTPIHNVTTWLAEQHQIKPTQEQMIGRGGSKRCDSTRLKASGYRFLYPSYQEGFTNVMASMA; this comes from the coding sequence ATGAACAGATTTCGAATACTCATTGCCGGTTGTGGCGATGTTGGTACCGCAACCGGAGTTTCCCTCGTAGAAGAAGGGCATCACGTTGTCGGGTTACGACGTACTATAAACCAGCTTCCTGAAGGCATCCATGCTCTTTCGGCTGACCTCAATGATAAATCTACACTATCAAACTTACCAGATACCGATATCCTGATCTATTGTGCTGCAGCAAATGGCCGTAGCGAAGAAGCCTACCAACAAGCGTATGTAGAAGGCTTTGCGAATATCCTCGCAGCTCTGCCTAATCCGCCAAAATATACGTTCTTTACATCCAGTACCAGCGTATACGGACAGCAAAACCATGAGTGGGTCAATGAAAACAGCCCGATTGAGCCTGATACTCTTTCGGGAAAGATCATGGTTGCAGCAGAACAACAAGTACTCGCGCACCCCAACAGCACTGTAGTACGCTTTAGCGGCATTTATGGCCCCGGAAGAATGCACCTGCTCAATAGTGTTCGCGCCGGTATCATCGCGCCTTCAGATCCTGTTCACTACAGCAACCGAATCCACCGAGATGATTGTGCCGGTGTATTAGTCCACCTCGTTAAGATGCTTACTCAGGAAAAGACGCTATCGCCCATTTACCTAGCCAGCGACGAGCAACCTACACCAATTCACAACGTCACGACCTGGCTGGCAGAACAACATCAAATAAAGCCTACTCAGGAGCAAATGATAGGAAGGGGGGGCAGTAAACGCTGCGACAGCACGCGCTTAAAAGCATCTGGCTATCGCTTTTTATATCCGAGCTATCAGGAAGGGTTTACCAACGTGATGGCATCAATGGCATGA